A genomic region of Rhinoderma darwinii isolate aRhiDar2 chromosome 4 unlocalized genomic scaffold, aRhiDar2.hap1 SUPER_4_unloc_8, whole genome shotgun sequence contains the following coding sequences:
- the LOC142684116 gene encoding olfactory receptor 2D3-like — MDFGNHSIFKNFVLLGLSANSRTQIILFNFFFIVYMTTLAGNVLLMVSVRIDRRLHTSMYFFLTNLSFLDILNSSVILPSVLKNTVTSKKSISYAECFLQVYFFLLLAQTECSLLAFMAYDRYVAICNPLHYNVVMNTVSCIRMISVSWVTGCITSSIDIYFMSLLRFCGPTTIDHFFCEAPSLLQLSCSDISVNNIVTLVGSSILLIIPLSLILFSYVQIFFVLKKIQAGRYKTFSTCVSHLIVVIIYYGTALFMYMQPRHKTTEGSDKVVSVFYTIVTPMLNPLIYSLRNKDVHRALRRLGRCKDMM; from the coding sequence ATGGATTTTGGAAACCACAGCATCTTCAAGAATTTCGTTCTTCTTGGACTTTCAGCAAATTCAAGGACACAAATTATATTGTTTAACTTCTTCTTCATAGTCTATATGACCACACTGGCTGGGAATGTCCTACTCATGGTATCGGTGAGGATAGACAGACGTCTACACACCTCAATGTATTTTTTTCTCACCAATCTCTCCTTCCTGGACATCCTCAACTCATCAGTCATTCTCCCGAGTGTGCTAAAGAACACTGTTACTTCCAAGAAAAGTATTTCCTACGCAGAGTGTTTTCTTCAGGTTTATTTTTTCCTATTGTTGGCTCAGACAGAGTGTAGCCTATTGGCTTTCATGGCTTATGATCGATATGTTGCTATCTGCAACCCCTTACACTACAATGTGGTTATGAACACCGTGTCCTGTATCAGGATGATCAGTGTCTCCTGGGTCACGGGTTGTATCACCTCCTCCATTGATATATACTTTATGAGCCTGTTGAGGTTCTGTGGACCCACCACCATTGACCACTTCTTCTGTGAAGCTCCATCTTTGCTGCAATTGTCCTGCAGTGATATCTCAGTTAATAACATTGTCACATTGGTCGGGAGCTCCATATTACTCATTATCCCCCTGTCTCTAATTCTTTTCTCTTATGTGCAAATATTCTTTGTCCTAAAGAAAATTCAAGCTGGAAGATACAAGACGTTCTCCACTTGTGTGTCGCATCTCATTGTGGTGATCATCTACTACGGGACAGCTCTGTTCATGTACATGCAGCCGAGGCATAAAACGACAGAAGGGTCAGACAAAGTCGTATCTGTTTTCTATACGATTGTCACACCAATGTTAAACCCTTTAATCTACAGTCTGAGAAATAAGGATGTCCATAGAGCTCTTAGAAGATTAGGAAGGTGCAAAGATATGATGTAG